In Anaerolineae bacterium, the genomic window CGAATCTGTGCAATCCCTCGCAACGAATCTGTGCAATCCGTGAAATTCGTGGTTTCTCATCTCTCTGAACCGATCAACGCCCGAATTTTCGCTTGAATCCCCTCATCCCCCGGCCTCCATTCCAGCGCCTGGCGGTAGGCCGCAAGCGCCCCTTCTTTATCCCCCGCTTCAGCCAGCCAGTCCCCCAACTGGACCGCCCAATCCCAGGGCTGGCCTGGATAGAGACGGATGGCTTCCCTGAGCCACTCTGTGGCTTCTTCCCGCTTTCCCTGATGATAGAGGGTATGGGCCAGAAAGTAAGCACTCCAGACGTGCTGAGGGGCCATCGCCAGCGCGGTCCGAAAGGACGCTTCAGCGGTCGGGTATTCTTCCTTCAGGAAATAGGCCAACCCGATGAAGTACTTCGGCTCATACCGGTCCGGAGCCACCTTTTCCGCTTTCCGATACCAGGCCAGGGCCTCATCCAC contains:
- a CDS encoding tetratricopeptide repeat protein, with the translated sequence VDEALAWYRKAEKVAPDRYEPKYFIGLAYFLKEEYPTAEASFRTALAMAPQHVWSAYFLAHTLYHQGKREEATEWLREAIRLYPGQPWDWAVQLGDWLAEAGDKEGALAAYRQALEWRPGDEGIQAKIRALIGSER